In Pseudomonas fluorescens, the following are encoded in one genomic region:
- a CDS encoding MbtH family protein, translating to MTSVFDREDILFQVVVNHEEQYSIWPDYKAVPQGWRTVGKSGLKKECLAYIEETWTDMRPLSLRQKMDEQAAVAH from the coding sequence ATGACGTCAGTATTCGACCGCGAGGACATCCTCTTTCAGGTCGTGGTCAACCACGAAGAGCAATACTCGATCTGGCCCGACTACAAAGCCGTGCCACAAGGCTGGCGCACCGTGGGCAAAAGCGGGCTGAAAAAGGAATGCCTGGCCTACATCGAAGAAACCTGGACCGACATGCGTCCGTTGAGCCTGCGGCAGAAAATGGACGAGCAGGCGGCTGTGGCGCACTGA
- a CDS encoding aspartate aminotransferase family protein, with product MSVATSLIEEQPATPAETLYQFNESPLLARQSRQESNARSYPRRIPLALKRAKGIYVEDVEGRTFIDCLAGAGTLALGHNHPVVIEAIQQVLADELPLHTLDLTTPVKDQFVQDLFGLLPPALAAEAKIQFCGPTGTDAVEAALKLVRTATGRSTVLSFQGGYHGMSQGALSLMGSLGPKKPLGALLGSGVQFMPYPYDYRCPFGLGGAQGVKANLSYLENLLNDPEAGVQLPAAVIVEVVQGEGGVIPADLDWLRGLRRITEQAGVALIVDEIQSGFARTGRMFAFEHAGIIPDVVVMSKAIGGSLPLAVVVYRDWLDTWLPGAHAGTFRGNQMAMAAGSAVMRYLVEHKLCEHAAAMGERLAEHLRILQRDFPQLGDIRGRGLMLGVELVDPTGALDAQGHPPAFARLAPLVQRECLKRGLILELGGRHGAVVRFLPPLVITAAQIDRVAEIFGRALAAATANP from the coding sequence ATGTCAGTCGCTACCAGCCTTATCGAAGAGCAGCCGGCGACGCCCGCCGAGACGCTTTATCAATTCAACGAATCGCCGCTGCTGGCCCGTCAGAGCCGGCAGGAATCCAATGCCCGCAGCTACCCACGGCGCATTCCCCTGGCACTCAAGCGCGCCAAGGGCATCTACGTCGAAGATGTCGAAGGCCGAACCTTCATCGATTGTCTGGCCGGAGCAGGAACCCTGGCTCTGGGGCACAACCACCCGGTGGTGATCGAAGCCATCCAGCAAGTGCTGGCCGATGAACTGCCGTTGCACACCCTGGACCTGACCACCCCGGTCAAGGACCAGTTCGTCCAGGATCTATTCGGTCTGCTGCCACCAGCCCTGGCCGCTGAAGCGAAGATCCAGTTCTGTGGCCCCACGGGCACCGACGCCGTGGAAGCCGCGCTGAAATTGGTACGTACTGCCACCGGCCGCAGCACCGTGCTGTCGTTCCAGGGCGGTTACCACGGCATGAGTCAGGGCGCGTTGAGCCTGATGGGCAGCCTGGGGCCGAAAAAGCCCCTGGGCGCCTTGCTCGGCAGTGGCGTGCAGTTCATGCCGTACCCTTACGATTACCGCTGCCCGTTCGGGCTCGGCGGCGCGCAAGGGGTCAAGGCCAACCTGAGTTACCTGGAAAACCTGCTCAACGATCCCGAGGCCGGCGTGCAATTGCCGGCGGCGGTGATCGTGGAAGTGGTGCAGGGCGAGGGCGGGGTGATCCCGGCGGATCTGGACTGGTTGCGCGGTCTGCGGCGGATCACCGAGCAGGCGGGCGTCGCGTTGATCGTCGATGAAATCCAGAGTGGCTTCGCCCGCACCGGCAGGATGTTCGCCTTCGAGCATGCCGGGATCATTCCCGATGTCGTGGTGATGTCCAAGGCCATCGGCGGCAGCCTGCCGCTGGCGGTGGTGGTCTATCGCGACTGGCTCGACACCTGGCTGCCGGGTGCCCATGCCGGGACGTTCCGCGGCAATCAGATGGCCATGGCCGCCGGTTCCGCGGTGATGCGTTATCTGGTCGAACACAAGCTCTGCGAGCATGCCGCCGCGATGGGCGAGCGTCTGGCCGAGCACCTGCGCATCCTGCAGCGGGACTTCCCGCAACTGGGTGACATTCGCGGGCGTGGCTTGATGCTCGGTGTTGAACTGGTGGACCCGACAGGCGCGCTGGACGCCCAAGGCCATCCGCCGGCCTTCGCCCGCCTGGCACCCCTGGTGCAGCGCGAATGCCTCAAGCGCGGCTTGATCCTGGAACTCGGTGGCCGTCATGGTGCGGTGGTGCGCTTCCTGCCGCCGCTGGTGATTACTGCTGCGCAAATCGATCGCGTAGCCGAAATCTTCGGCCGGGCCCTGGCCGCCGCCACTGCCAATCCTTAA
- a CDS encoding ATP-binding protein, with protein MMSLRLRLSLTLGAAFALIWALAAAWMLSDLRNQMMFSLDQRLVASARMVAGLMEQLPPVPSKGEGTHFSAEQLNIPGGMACQVSSLRGEILARSHTEPQQTLEAEKLGFHDQMIDGAPWRSFTLARGDLRITTADRQIEREALNMSILLAASVPVGVALLGCLCLLWLGIGQGLAPLNRMRDALMRRSADSLEPLQIQPLPSELQPLLETQNQLLQRIGKTIERERRLTGDAAHELRSPLTAIKTHLQVARMTDGSARDQSLARAEEGADRMHRTLEQLLLLARVEGSLSFDDGVQCNAEQVAKLAIQDAASGDRQRIRFQAPGKVSAAPVQMPAVLSIAALRNLLDNALRHTPADKTVELSLETTGNRVQFVVRDHGPGIAEEDLQHLTQRFWRNGQSTGCGLGLAIVQAIVQRCGCTLHFDSRPDGLRVELTMPLQPI; from the coding sequence GTGATGAGCCTGCGTTTGCGCCTGAGCCTGACGCTCGGCGCCGCATTTGCCTTGATCTGGGCCCTGGCCGCGGCCTGGATGCTCAGCGATTTGCGCAATCAAATGATGTTTTCCCTCGACCAGCGCCTGGTGGCCTCGGCACGCATGGTCGCCGGCCTGATGGAGCAACTGCCGCCCGTGCCGAGCAAGGGCGAGGGCACTCATTTCAGCGCCGAACAGCTGAACATTCCGGGTGGCATGGCGTGCCAGGTCAGCTCGTTGCGCGGTGAAATCCTCGCCCGCAGCCATACCGAGCCGCAGCAGACCCTGGAGGCCGAGAAACTCGGTTTTCACGATCAGATGATCGACGGCGCGCCGTGGCGCAGCTTTACACTGGCCCGGGGCGATCTGCGCATCACCACCGCCGACCGGCAGATCGAGCGCGAGGCGTTGAACATGTCGATCCTGCTGGCCGCTTCGGTGCCGGTGGGCGTGGCGCTGCTCGGTTGCCTGTGTTTGCTGTGGCTGGGTATCGGCCAGGGGCTGGCGCCGCTCAACCGCATGCGCGACGCCTTGATGCGCCGCAGTGCTGACTCCCTCGAACCCTTGCAGATCCAGCCGCTGCCCAGCGAGCTGCAACCCTTGCTGGAAACCCAGAACCAGTTGCTCCAGCGCATCGGCAAGACCATCGAGCGCGAACGTCGCCTCACCGGTGACGCGGCCCACGAACTGCGCAGCCCGCTGACCGCGATCAAGACCCACCTGCAAGTGGCGCGGATGACTGACGGCAGCGCCCGGGATCAGTCCCTGGCCCGGGCCGAAGAGGGCGCCGACCGCATGCACCGGACCCTCGAACAATTGCTGTTGCTGGCGCGCGTCGAGGGCAGTCTGTCATTTGACGACGGTGTGCAGTGCAATGCCGAGCAAGTGGCGAAACTGGCGATCCAGGACGCGGCGAGCGGCGATCGCCAGCGCATCAGGTTTCAGGCACCGGGCAAGGTTTCCGCCGCGCCGGTACAAATGCCCGCCGTGCTGTCGATTGCCGCGCTGCGCAACTTGCTCGACAACGCACTGCGCCATACCCCCGCCGACAAAACGGTGGAGTTGAGCCTGGAAACCACCGGCAATCGTGTGCAGTTCGTGGTGCGCGACCATGGGCCGGGGATTGCCGAAGAGGATCTGCAACACCTGACCCAGCGTTTCTGGCGCAACGGCCAGAGCACCGGTTGTGGTCTGGGGCTGGCGATTGTCCAGGCCATCGTTCAGCGTTGCGGTTGCACGCTGCATTTCGATAGCCGGCCGGACGGCTTGCGGGTTGAGCTGACGATGCCACTGCAACCCATCTGA
- a CDS encoding response regulator, protein MHVLVCEDDELIASGIVAGLTAQGLTVEHVATASAARAMLKVAEFDVMVLDLGLPDEDGLKLLQQLRHQGLELPVLILTARDSVTDRVDGLQAGADDYLLKPFDLRELAARLHTLLRRVAGRSVNLIEHGALTYDPSSRETTLAGQPVDLSRREQSLLQALLHNRGRVLSTEQLKDSVYGFNDELESNALNVHIHHLRRKLGNGIVETVRGLGYRLGPADGGEESK, encoded by the coding sequence ATGCACGTACTGGTTTGCGAAGACGATGAATTGATCGCCAGCGGTATCGTCGCCGGCCTGACCGCCCAGGGCCTGACCGTGGAACACGTCGCCACGGCGTCCGCCGCCCGGGCGATGCTCAAGGTCGCGGAGTTCGACGTGATGGTGCTCGACCTCGGATTGCCCGACGAAGATGGCCTCAAGCTGCTGCAGCAGTTGCGCCATCAAGGCCTGGAGTTGCCGGTCTTGATCCTCACCGCCCGGGACTCGGTCACCGACCGCGTCGATGGCCTGCAAGCCGGCGCCGACGACTATCTGCTCAAGCCGTTTGACTTGCGTGAACTCGCTGCACGCTTGCACACGCTGTTACGGCGGGTGGCGGGGCGCAGTGTCAACCTGATCGAGCATGGTGCCCTGACCTACGACCCGAGCAGCCGCGAAACCACGCTCGCGGGGCAGCCGGTGGACCTGTCGCGCCGCGAGCAGTCATTGCTGCAAGCCTTGCTGCATAACCGTGGCCGCGTGCTGTCGACCGAACAGCTCAAGGACAGCGTCTACGGTTTCAATGACGAGTTGGAAAGCAATGCCCTCAACGTCCATATCCATCACCTGCGGCGCAAACTCGGCAACGGCATTGTCGAGACCGTGCGCGGCCTGGGCTATCGCCTGGGGCCGGCTGATGGCGGAGAAGAATCGAAGTGA
- the dsbD gene encoding protein-disulfide reductase DsbD: MRRLFLLFTLLIAGLAQAGTNPFDTKPEFLPVDKAFTFTSERLESGETQLYWQITDGYYLYQKRLKFDGLPVGQHPALPEGEAHSDEFFGEQQVYRQGLELKIPAGASGQVKVSYQGCADAGLCYPPQTRAVDLGNTIALNAATEAPDQALASGLQQRALGWSLLLFFGLGLLLAFTPCSLPMLPILAGLIVGSGATPKRGFALASSYVVSMALVYAAMGVLAASLGANLQAWLQNPWLLGSFAAIFVLLALPMFGFFELQLPVAVRDRLENVSRNQRGGNLLGAGVLGALSGLLVGPCMTAPLAGALLYIAQSGNAVHGGLILFAMSIGIGVPLLLLVTVGNRFMPKPGAWMNLVKGIFGFLFLATALLMLRPVLDESLWVGLCGALLLIAAYSAWKQSEGFGRIAHLFGASSLLLGLWGGLLVIGAAGGGDDPFKPLQVYRTSNQAVAAVPVGHDAFTTIKDPQALQWELDAAQAQGQWVLLDYYADWCVSCKVMEKQVFGKTRVLEALSDVRLLRLDVTADNAASRELLGRYKVPGPPSLLWIGADGEERRSQRITGEVDADTFLQRWTDTRDAR, translated from the coding sequence ATGCGTCGTCTGTTTTTACTTTTTACTCTCTTGATCGCGGGCCTGGCCCAGGCGGGAACCAATCCGTTCGACACCAAACCTGAATTTCTCCCGGTTGATAAAGCCTTCACGTTTACCTCTGAACGCCTGGAATCCGGTGAAACCCAGCTCTATTGGCAGATCACCGACGGCTATTACCTGTACCAGAAACGCTTGAAGTTCGACGGATTGCCTGTCGGGCAGCATCCCGCGTTGCCGGAAGGCGAAGCCCACAGCGACGAGTTTTTCGGTGAACAGCAAGTCTACCGCCAGGGCCTTGAACTGAAAATTCCGGCTGGCGCGAGCGGTCAGGTCAAGGTCAGTTACCAGGGCTGTGCCGATGCCGGTTTGTGTTATCCGCCGCAAACCAGGGCCGTGGACCTGGGCAATACCATTGCGCTGAATGCGGCCACTGAAGCACCGGACCAGGCGCTGGCCAGCGGCCTGCAACAACGGGCGCTGGGCTGGAGCCTTTTGTTGTTCTTCGGCCTGGGCCTGTTGCTGGCCTTCACGCCTTGTTCATTGCCGATGCTGCCGATTCTGGCCGGGTTGATCGTCGGCAGCGGCGCCACGCCCAAACGTGGATTCGCCCTGGCCAGCAGTTACGTGGTCAGCATGGCGCTGGTGTATGCGGCGATGGGTGTCCTGGCCGCCTCCCTCGGGGCGAACCTGCAAGCCTGGTTGCAGAACCCCTGGCTGCTGGGCAGTTTCGCGGCGATTTTCGTGCTGCTGGCGCTGCCGATGTTCGGCTTTTTCGAACTGCAACTGCCGGTGGCCGTGCGTGATCGCCTGGAAAACGTCTCGCGCAATCAACGCGGCGGCAACCTTCTCGGCGCCGGGGTGTTGGGGGCGCTGTCCGGTCTTCTGGTGGGCCCGTGCATGACTGCACCGCTGGCCGGCGCCCTGCTCTACATCGCGCAAAGCGGTAACGCGGTGCATGGCGGCTTGATTCTGTTCGCCATGAGTATCGGCATCGGTGTGCCGCTGCTGTTGCTGGTGACCGTCGGCAATCGCTTCATGCCCAAGCCTGGCGCCTGGATGAATCTGGTCAAAGGCATTTTCGGCTTCTTGTTCCTCGCCACCGCATTGTTGATGCTGCGCCCGGTGCTGGATGAATCCCTGTGGGTGGGCTTGTGCGGTGCGCTGCTGTTGATCGCGGCCTACAGCGCCTGGAAACAGTCGGAAGGTTTTGGCCGTATCGCGCACCTGTTTGGCGCCAGTTCGCTGTTGCTCGGTTTGTGGGGTGGCCTGTTGGTGATCGGTGCGGCCGGTGGCGGCGATGATCCGTTCAAGCCATTGCAGGTCTACCGCACCTCGAACCAGGCTGTGGCCGCCGTGCCGGTTGGCCACGATGCCTTCACCACCATCAAGGATCCGCAGGCACTGCAATGGGAACTCGACGCCGCGCAGGCTCAGGGCCAGTGGGTGCTGCTGGACTACTACGCCGACTGGTGCGTGTCGTGCAAGGTCATGGAAAAACAGGTCTTCGGCAAAACCCGTGTCCTCGAAGCCTTGAGCGATGTGCGCTTGCTCCGACTGGACGTCACCGCCGACAATGCCGCCAGCCGCGAACTGCTCGGCCGTTACAAAGTGCCAGGGCCACCGAGCCTGCTGTGGATTGGCGCGGACGGTGAAGAGCGGCGCAGCCAGCGCATCACCGGCGAGGTCGATGCCGATACTTTCCTGCAACGCTGGACCGACACCCGAGACGCCCGTTAA
- a CDS encoding TlpA disulfide reductase family protein: protein MLTFTLGTFAIALNHLLLISALALATFVGWRVAKRGGDNPESVLFSLFLLGMLAARISFVAVYWVHYRNDPWQVIDLRDGGFLAWPGVVVVLLATLYRGWRRPGLRRPLGFGVASGLAFWLLATFSLSIYEQGTRLPEITLRNAAGETVQLADYKGGPLVINLWATWCPPCRREMPVLENAQQQRPDLTFLFVNQAESMQSVATFLETQGLSLSNVLFDGSGRLSQAVGSMALPTTLFYNPEGRLLGSHLGELSEASLARALENFDTVPATSSRKLPCPASATC, encoded by the coding sequence ATGCTGACCTTCACCCTCGGCACCTTCGCCATCGCGCTTAATCACCTGCTGTTGATCAGTGCGCTGGCGCTGGCCACTTTTGTCGGCTGGCGGGTGGCCAAGCGTGGCGGTGACAACCCCGAGTCGGTACTGTTCAGCCTGTTTCTACTGGGCATGCTGGCGGCCAGAATCAGTTTCGTGGCGGTCTATTGGGTGCACTATCGCAATGATCCGTGGCAGGTCATCGACCTGCGCGATGGCGGTTTTCTCGCCTGGCCGGGGGTGGTCGTGGTTTTGCTCGCCACGCTGTATCGCGGCTGGCGTCGCCCGGGTCTGCGCCGTCCATTGGGCTTTGGCGTAGCCAGTGGCCTGGCGTTCTGGCTGTTGGCGACGTTCTCCCTGTCGATTTATGAACAAGGCACACGCTTGCCGGAAATCACCCTGCGCAACGCCGCCGGCGAAACCGTGCAACTGGCCGACTACAAGGGCGGCCCGTTAGTGATCAATCTCTGGGCCACCTGGTGCCCGCCGTGCCGCCGGGAAATGCCGGTGCTGGAAAACGCCCAGCAACAACGGCCGGACCTGACGTTCCTGTTCGTCAATCAGGCGGAAAGTATGCAAAGCGTCGCGACCTTTCTGGAAACCCAGGGCCTGAGCCTGTCCAACGTGCTGTTCGACGGCAGCGGGCGTCTGAGCCAGGCCGTCGGTTCCATGGCATTGCCGACTACGCTGTTCTACAACCCCGAAGGTCGCCTGCTGGGCAGCCATCTGGGCGAGTTGTCTGAAGCCAGCCTGGCCCGCGCGCTGGAAAACTTCGACACCGTACCCGCCACCTCTTCAAGGAAATTGCCATGCCCCGCCTCCGCCACCTGCTGA
- the dsbG gene encoding thiol:disulfide interchange protein DsbG, which translates to MPRLRHLLTLSLGAALLHLPSVQAEELPDAIKKIEAKGAKIVGQFDAPDGLRGYAAQYQNRGMALYLTPDGKHVLLGNLYDAEGNDLSSAPLQKLVYAPMAKEVWAKFETSNWIGDGKKDAPRVVYLFSDPNCPYCNMFWEQARPWVKAGKVQLRHIMVGIIREDSPGKSAALLAAKDPEKALQDHEAAGKDSSLKALKEVPPAIQAKFAANMQLMEELELQATPAIFYMDDKGNLQQQQGAPSPDKLAKILGPK; encoded by the coding sequence ATGCCCCGCCTCCGCCACCTGCTGACCCTGAGCCTCGGTGCTGCCCTGTTGCACCTGCCATCGGTGCAGGCCGAAGAGTTGCCCGATGCGATCAAGAAAATCGAGGCCAAGGGCGCGAAAATCGTCGGCCAGTTCGACGCCCCCGACGGCTTGCGCGGTTATGCCGCGCAATACCAGAACCGAGGCATGGCGCTGTACCTGACCCCGGATGGCAAACACGTGTTGCTGGGCAACCTGTATGACGCCGAAGGCAATGACCTGAGCAGCGCGCCATTGCAGAAACTGGTGTATGCCCCGATGGCCAAGGAAGTCTGGGCCAAGTTCGAAACCAGCAACTGGATCGGCGACGGCAAGAAGGATGCGCCGCGCGTGGTGTACCTGTTCAGCGACCCGAACTGCCCGTACTGCAACATGTTCTGGGAACAGGCCCGGCCGTGGGTCAAAGCCGGCAAGGTGCAGTTGCGCCACATCATGGTGGGCATCATCCGCGAAGACAGCCCGGGCAAATCCGCTGCACTGCTCGCGGCCAAAGACCCGGAAAAAGCCCTGCAGGATCACGAAGCCGCTGGCAAGGACAGTTCGCTCAAGGCCTTGAAGGAAGTGCCGCCAGCGATTCAGGCAAAGTTCGCGGCCAACATGCAATTGATGGAAGAGCTTGAGCTGCAGGCTACGCCGGCGATTTTCTACATGGACGACAAGGGCAATCTGCAACAGCAGCAAGGCGCGCCGTCACCGGACAAACTGGCGAAGATTCTCGGGCCTAAATAA
- a CDS encoding alpha/beta fold hydrolase, translated as MPFVTIDGQALHYIDQGTGPAVLLAGSYLWDQAMWAPQIAALSQQYRVIALDLWGHGQSGALPVGTTSLDDLSRQALALLDQLDIERVTLVGLSVGGMWGARLALSAAHRLNGLVLMDTYVGAEPEPTRQYYFSLLKQIEEAGVITPALLDVVVPIFFRPGIDPQSALYRDFRASLEALPADRLRESIVPMGRITFGRDDLLPRLGELDAATTLVMCGDQDKPRPPGEAREMAELIGCPWVLVPQAGHISNLENPGFVTETLLAFLTEQNSRNA; from the coding sequence ATGCCCTTCGTAACGATAGACGGACAAGCCCTTCACTACATCGATCAAGGCACCGGCCCGGCGGTGCTGCTGGCCGGCAGCTATCTGTGGGACCAGGCCATGTGGGCGCCGCAGATTGCCGCATTGTCGCAACAGTATCGTGTGATAGCCCTGGACCTGTGGGGGCACGGCCAATCCGGGGCATTGCCTGTCGGTACGACGTCGCTGGATGACCTGTCGCGTCAGGCATTGGCCTTGCTCGACCAACTGGACATCGAGCGGGTCACGCTGGTCGGGTTGTCAGTTGGTGGCATGTGGGGCGCGCGCCTGGCCTTATCGGCAGCGCACCGGCTCAATGGCCTGGTGTTGATGGACACCTACGTCGGCGCCGAACCGGAACCGACTCGCCAGTATTACTTTTCACTGTTGAAGCAGATCGAAGAGGCGGGCGTCATCACGCCAGCGCTGCTGGATGTCGTGGTGCCGATTTTCTTCCGGCCGGGCATTGATCCGCAGTCGGCGCTCTACCGGGATTTTCGCGCTTCCCTGGAGGCTCTACCCGCGGATCGCCTGCGTGAAAGCATCGTGCCGATGGGGCGGATTACGTTTGGGCGCGATGATCTGTTGCCACGACTGGGCGAACTGGACGCAGCGACCACACTGGTGATGTGCGGCGATCAGGACAAACCTCGACCACCGGGTGAAGCCCGTGAAATGGCTGAGCTGATTGGCTGCCCCTGGGTACTGGTGCCGCAGGCGGGGCATATTTCCAATCTGGAGAATCCTGGGTTTGTGACTGAAACCTTGCTGGCGTTTTTGACGGAGCAAAACTCGCGAAACGCTTGA